In the genome of Nonomuraea sp. NBC_00507, the window AGCCGTCCCACCCGGACGCGGTGGTGTCCAGACGGGACACCGGTCTGGTCTGGCAACTGTTGTCGTTCGCTGCGATCGGCGTATTGTCCACGGCGGTCACGCTGCTGCTCTACGCGCTCTTCCGGTCGGCGATGGACCCGTTGACGGCCAACCTGCTGGCGCTCGTGATCACCACGATGGTCAACACCGAGGCCAACCGGCGGTTCACGTTCCTCGGCTCCCGTGGCTCGTCCGGCCGGGTGCACCTGCAAGGTCTCATCGTTTTCTGTCTCTACTACGCGTTCACGTCGAGCGCGCTGCTGGTCCTGCACTGGGCAGTGGCCGGACCTTCGCGTCTCCTCGAGCTGGTCGTGTTGCTCGGCGCGTCCGTGCTGGGCACGGCCGGCCGGTTCGTCCTGCTGCGTGGCTGGGTTTTCAACCAGGGAAAGGGAAACACATGACCGCCGCCGACACTGGCCAAGCGGAGCAGACAGTGCCCGTCGAAGCGGCAGGGCATCCTCCCAGGCGCCGGCCGCGGTACGCGCTCATCGCGATCCTCGTGCTGGGGGTGGCGCTGTACGGCTGGGGGCTGTGGAGCGGCAGCTGGGGCAACACGTACTACACCGCCGCGGTCAAGTCGATGTCGTTGAACTTCACGAACTTCCTGTTCGCTTCGCACGACCCGGCCGGTGTGGTCACGGTGGACAAACCGCCGCTGGCGTTGTGGCCGCAGGTGGTGTCGGTGTGGATCTTCGGCTTCCACAACTGGTCCGTGCTGCTGCCGCAGGTGATCGAAGGCGTCGCGGCGATCTTCCTGCTGCACCGGACGGTCCGGATGTGGGCGGGGGAGAACGCCGCGCTGATCGCCGCCTTGATCTTCGCGCTCACCCCGATCACCGTGGCGACCACCCAGACGAACAACACCGACACCATGCTCCTCCTCACGCTCGTCGCGGCGGCCTACGCCTTCACCCGGGCGATGAAAGCGGTGGAACCAGGCAGAAGGACGAAGTGGCTGCTGTTCACGGCCTTCCTGGTCGGTTGCGGCTTCCTGGCGAAGATGGCGGCCGCGTACATCGTCCTTCCTGCTCTTTTCGCCGCTTACCTGGTCGGCAACAAGGCTCCTTGGCGCCGTCAGGCGCTCGACCTGGCCAGTGCGGCCGTGGTGCTGGTGGCGAGTTCACTGTGGTGGGTGGCGGCGGTCGACCTGTGGCCCGGCCAGAAGCCGTACATCGGCGGCAGCACCAACGGCACGGCCCTGGACCTGGTGCTGGGCCACAACGGGCTCGGCCGCGTGTTCGGCGCTGAAGGAACGGCGAACGGCGGGGCGGCGACCGGTACACCCCCGCCGGGCGGAGGTGGCCCCGGAGGACCCGGCGGGCCCGGTGGCCCCGGGGGCCCGTCGTTCGGCGGCCCGTCCGGTATCGATCGGATGTTCGCCGACGCCGTCGGCGGGCAGATCAGCTGGCTGCTTCCGTTGGGGCTGATCGCGCTGGTGGTGGCGGCGGTGCTCGGCTTCCGGCGGTGGCGCCGGTCCGCCCCGGCGGACACCGCCGGCCGCGCCGGCTGGGTGCTGTGGGGCGGCTGGCTCCTGGTGTACGCCCTCGTGTTCAGCTTCCAGAAAGGCGTCTTCCACCCGTACTACACCACCGTCATGGCACCCGCGATCGGAGCACTCGTCGGTGCGGGCACAGTGTGGGCGTTCCGGAAGTACCGGGAGCCCGAGGGACGGACCTGGCTCGTGCTGCCCGCCGGCGTCGCGGTGACCGCGGCGTGGGCGTGGGTGGTCATCTCCCGGGACACCTCCTGGCACGGCTGGCTGCGGTACGCGGTGGTGATCGTCGCGCTGGCCGCGATCCTGGCCTTGGCGCTGCACAAGATCCCGAGGGTGGCACCCGTGCTCGGGCTCGTCGCGGTGTTGCTGGCACCTGCCGTGTGGTCGGGGGCCAGTGCGTTCGCCTCCACGTGGTCGGGGGCCAGTGCGTTCGCCTCCACCGCCCCCGCGAGCTTGCCGGCCGCGGGGCCGACGGACAACGAGATGCCGATTGGCTTGGACAGTGGGGAACTCACCGCGGACCAACGCAAGATCCTGGACTACGCCAAGTCACATTCGTCCGGAGCCGAGATCACGATGGCGGTCGAGGGCGGCGCCCAGGCCGCGAACACGTACATCGTCGCCACCGACGAGACCGTCATCGGAATGGGCGGGTTCGACGGCCGCGACCCCGCGCCCTCGACGGACCAGCTGACCACGTGGGTGCGGGCGGGCAGGCTGCGGTTCGTGCTCATCGGCGGGCTGGCCGGCGGCGGGATGGGGGACGACAACAGGGTCATCGAGCGGTCCAAGTGGATCGAGCAGCACTGCAAGCCCGTGCTCACCCCGATCGGCGAGGGCGAGACGCTTCACGAGTGCACGGTCGGATGACTCACAGCGCATTCTCAGGAAGTTCCCAGGTTCGTCGTCGACGCTGGTCAGGTGGATCAGCAGCGTGGTGAGGCGACTGTCCTCGTCGTGGACGACGAACCGAACATCCTGGAGCTGCTGTCGGCAGCGCTCCGGCTCAGCGGGTTCACCGTGCACGCGGCGGACTGCGGAGCCGAAGCGCTGGCCACGGTCCGGCGCGTCCGGCCGGACATCGTGATCCTGGACGTGATGCTGCCCGACACCGACGGCTTCAGCCTCGCCCGCAGCCTCCGTACGGTGCAGGACCAGCTGCCGGTGCTCTTCCTGACCGCACGCGACGCCGTGGCGGACCGGATCGCGGGCCTGACGGCCGGTGGCGACGACTATGTGACCAAGCCCTTCAGCCTGGAGGAAGTCGTGCTGCGGCTGAGGGCGATCCTCCGGCGCACCAACGGCGGCGCTGACCTCCTGCCGGACAGCGGCACCTTCCGGTACGCCGATCTCGTGCTCGACGAGGACGCCCACGAGGTCCACCGGGTCGGCCGGCTGGTGCCGCTGTCGCCCACGGAGTTCAACCTGTTGCGGTACCTGATGGTCAACGCCGAGCGGGTGGTCAGCAAAGCGCAGATCCTCGACCGGGTGTGGAGCTACGACTTCGGCGGGGACGGCCGGATCGTCGAGTCGTACATCAGCTATCTGCGCCGCAAGATCGACTCGGTGGAGCCGCCGCTGATCCACACCATCCGGGGCGTCGGCTACTCACTGCGGTTGCCAAGGGCAGAGCGTTGAGCGAGAACCGGTGGCGCGGACCGTGGACACTACGAGCGCGCCTGATCATGGTATTGCTGGTGCTGGCCACCGCCGGCCTGGGCACCATCGGGGTCGCAAGCGTCGCGCTGCTCCGCACGTCGATGATCGCCCGGATGGACGACCAGCTCAGGGACCTCGCGCAGCGGGTGGACGGCCGCCCGGGAGGGCCATCGCCGTCGCCGGACGACCTTCAGCGCCAGTCTGACGGTCTGCCCACGGACTTCGCGATCCTGGTGCTCCACGACAACGGGACGCCGGAGCCGTCCACCCCGGTCACCGCGGACGGGCCGGTACTGCCGGTGATCAACTCGACCACCATCGGCCAGTACGCCACGCGCCCGTTCACGGTCGACGACAGACGGGGCGGTGCCGGGTGGCGCGTCCTGGTGTCGCGGCGGACGATGCCCAAAGGGCCGCGGATCATCGTGGCCGCGCAGTCGACGGAGACCACCGAGGTGACCGTGACGCGGCTGATCTGGATCGAGGCCGGAGTCGGGATCACCTTGCTGCTCGCCCTCGGCGTGGGTGGGTTCCTGCTGGTACGGCTGGGACTGCGGCCGCTGACCAAGATCGAGAAGACCGCGGAGGACATCGCCGGCGGCCACCTCGATCTGCGGGTCGCGTCGGATCCACGTACCGAGGTCGGCCGGCTCGGCGGCGCCCTGAACACCATGGTCGGCAGGCTTTCCGCCGCGCTACGCCAACGGGAGCAGTCCGAGTCGCGGCTGCGCAGGTTCGTCATGGACGCCTCGCACGAACTGCGCACCCCACTGACGTCGATCCGCGGCTTCGCCGAGCTGAACCGCCGCGGCGGCGCCCCGGACCGGGCCGACGTGGACCGGCTGATGGGCCGGATAGAGAACGAGGCGATCCGCCTCGGTCGGCTGGTCGACGACCTGCTGCTGCTGGCCCGGCTGGACCAGGAACGCGCGCTGGACCTGGCCGAACTGGACATCCGCACGCTCGTCGAGGACGCCGTGCACGATGCCAAAGCCCGCGACCCGGAGCGGCCACTGATCCTGGAAAGCGCCGGCAAACCGGTCCGCGTCACGGTGGACGAACATCGGATGCGCCAGGTGATCACGAACCTCGTCAGCAACGCCATGGCCCACACCCCGCCCGGCACGCCCGTACACGTCCGCGTAGGCATGCCCGCCAAACAGCCAGGACCTCCTGTGGCCGCGGCGGGGAGCCTGGAATCGCACGGCCGCGTCGTACTGGAAGTGATCGACGACGGGCCCGGCGTGCCGCTGGAGGCCGCGCCGAACATCTTCGACCGGTTCTACCGGGTCGACGAGGCCCGCTCCCGTACCCGTGGCGGCACCGGGCTCGGCCTGGCCATCACCGCCGCGATCTTGGAGGCCCACGGCGGCCGCGTCGAACTCAGGACGGCACCCGGCGAAGGCGCTCACTTCACCGTGCTCCTTCCCTGGTCCTAGGCCGGGCGACCGTTCCATCCGCCGAGGACCCCCAGTGGATCGAGCAGAACTGCAAGTCCGTGCTCACATCGGGCGGCGAGACGCTTTATGGGTGCACTGACGGATGAATCACAGCCCTTTCCCAGGTCGTTCCCACGTTCGTCGTTGAGTCTCACCCTCATGACTGATTGGCTCGTTGGACTGATGGAGAGTCTCGGGGCCCCTGGGGCGGGCCTCGCGATCGCGCTGGAGAACCTGTTCCCGCCCCTGCCCAGCGAGGTGATCCTGCCGTTGGCGGGCTTCACCGCCAGCCGGGGCGAGATGGGCCTGCTGGACGTGCTGGTGTGCACGACCCTCGGCTCGGTGATCGGCGCGCTGGCGCTGTACTGGGTCGGGGCGCTGCTGGGCCGCGAGCGGGTGCTGGCCATCGCCGCCAAGCTGCCGCTGGTGAAGGTGTCCGACATCGAGAAGAGTGAGGCCTGGTTTCGGCGCCACGGCCGCAAGACGGTGTTCGTCGGCCGGATGATCCCCCTCTTCCGCAGCCTCATCTCGATCCCGGCGGGCGTGGAGCGGATGCCGCTGCCGACGTTCACGCTGCTGACGATGGTCGGGAGCTTGATCTGGAACACCGTCTTCGTGCTGGCCGGGTATTTCCTGGGTGAGAACTGGTCACGGGTCGAGACCTACGTCGGCCTCGGCACGAACGTGGTGACCGCCATGGTGGTGGCGGCGGTGCTGGTCTTCGTCGGGGTACGGCTGGCCGAGCGGTACAAAGGCCGCCATGCGGCTCGTCGCGCAGTTCTTGACGGCACCCCAACTCGAGGAAAGCCTGGTGAAGGAGATCACGGCGACCGGCGTCCCCGCGCTCGTGGGTGAGCTGGGCGCCGGACGGTGCTGCCCCTTGGAGGCCGCGCTTCGGCTCAGGCGGTTGGGAGTAGGGGAGGCCCGGTGCTCTCGCGTACGA includes:
- a CDS encoding ArnT family glycosyltransferase, whose amino-acid sequence is MTAADTGQAEQTVPVEAAGHPPRRRPRYALIAILVLGVALYGWGLWSGSWGNTYYTAAVKSMSLNFTNFLFASHDPAGVVTVDKPPLALWPQVVSVWIFGFHNWSVLLPQVIEGVAAIFLLHRTVRMWAGENAALIAALIFALTPITVATTQTNNTDTMLLLTLVAAAYAFTRAMKAVEPGRRTKWLLFTAFLVGCGFLAKMAAAYIVLPALFAAYLVGNKAPWRRQALDLASAAVVLVASSLWWVAAVDLWPGQKPYIGGSTNGTALDLVLGHNGLGRVFGAEGTANGGAATGTPPPGGGGPGGPGGPGGPGGPSFGGPSGIDRMFADAVGGQISWLLPLGLIALVVAAVLGFRRWRRSAPADTAGRAGWVLWGGWLLVYALVFSFQKGVFHPYYTTVMAPAIGALVGAGTVWAFRKYREPEGRTWLVLPAGVAVTAAWAWVVISRDTSWHGWLRYAVVIVALAAILALALHKIPRVAPVLGLVAVLLAPAVWSGASAFASTWSGASAFASTAPASLPAAGPTDNEMPIGLDSGELTADQRKILDYAKSHSSGAEITMAVEGGAQAANTYIVATDETVIGMGGFDGRDPAPSTDQLTTWVRAGRLRFVLIGGLAGGGMGDDNRVIERSKWIEQHCKPVLTPIGEGETLHECTVG
- a CDS encoding response regulator transcription factor yields the protein MDQQRGEATVLVVDDEPNILELLSAALRLSGFTVHAADCGAEALATVRRVRPDIVILDVMLPDTDGFSLARSLRTVQDQLPVLFLTARDAVADRIAGLTAGGDDYVTKPFSLEEVVLRLRAILRRTNGGADLLPDSGTFRYADLVLDEDAHEVHRVGRLVPLSPTEFNLLRYLMVNAERVVSKAQILDRVWSYDFGGDGRIVESYISYLRRKIDSVEPPLIHTIRGVGYSLRLPRAER
- a CDS encoding sensor histidine kinase, whose product is MLATAGLGTIGVASVALLRTSMIARMDDQLRDLAQRVDGRPGGPSPSPDDLQRQSDGLPTDFAILVLHDNGTPEPSTPVTADGPVLPVINSTTIGQYATRPFTVDDRRGGAGWRVLVSRRTMPKGPRIIVAAQSTETTEVTVTRLIWIEAGVGITLLLALGVGGFLLVRLGLRPLTKIEKTAEDIAGGHLDLRVASDPRTEVGRLGGALNTMVGRLSAALRQREQSESRLRRFVMDASHELRTPLTSIRGFAELNRRGGAPDRADVDRLMGRIENEAIRLGRLVDDLLLLARLDQERALDLAELDIRTLVEDAVHDAKARDPERPLILESAGKPVRVTVDEHRMRQVITNLVSNAMAHTPPGTPVHVRVGMPAKQPGPPVAAAGSLESHGRVVLEVIDDGPGVPLEAAPNIFDRFYRVDEARSRTRGGTGLGLAITAAILEAHGGRVELRTAPGEGAHFTVLLPWS
- a CDS encoding DedA family protein; protein product: MTDWLVGLMESLGAPGAGLAIALENLFPPLPSEVILPLAGFTASRGEMGLLDVLVCTTLGSVIGALALYWVGALLGRERVLAIAAKLPLVKVSDIEKSEAWFRRHGRKTVFVGRMIPLFRSLISIPAGVERMPLPTFTLLTMVGSLIWNTVFVLAGYFLGENWSRVETYVGLGTNVVTAMVVAAVLVFVGVRLAERYKGRHAARRAVLDGTPTRGKPGEGDHGDRRPRARG